The following are encoded together in the Phaeobacter sp. A36a-5a genome:
- a CDS encoding HlyD family type I secretion periplasmic adaptor subunit codes for MSDTSKSYPIRGLTIAGLLALGLLVGGIGQWAATAEISGAVIASGSIKVEQNRQVVQHPYGGVVDDVLVSEGDLVEEDALLLRLEPSELLAERQIVEGQLAETLARRSRYSAERDEAEDITFAELLFELSGTHVQTEELINGQKRLFEARLVNLRARISRLQERIGQIQSQIDGIEAQQSALQEQLVLIGQELENQQSLLAQGLAQSSRVLSLQREQSRLRGQAGALTAQKAQAEGQVTELGLEILNQKSARREEAITTLRDLQVRELELIERRNVILQRLSRLEVRAPVAGVVYDLNVFARKSVIRAADPLMYLIPQSQPLVISAQVAPSDIDQVYLNQPVSLNFSSFNQRTTPTLFGTVSTVSGDSFVDPQTGRSYYVVEVRLNKGEAARLPEGNVLVPGMPVETFIQTNSRTPFAYLLQPFTDYLNRAFRES; via the coding sequence ATGAGCGATACATCCAAATCCTACCCGATCCGTGGGCTGACCATTGCCGGGCTGCTGGCGCTGGGGCTGCTTGTAGGCGGCATTGGCCAATGGGCGGCGACGGCGGAAATCTCCGGTGCGGTGATTGCCTCCGGTTCCATCAAGGTGGAGCAGAACCGGCAGGTGGTGCAGCACCCCTATGGCGGCGTTGTCGACGACGTGCTGGTGAGCGAGGGCGATCTGGTCGAGGAGGACGCGCTGTTGCTGCGGCTGGAGCCGTCGGAGCTGCTGGCCGAACGGCAGATCGTCGAAGGTCAGCTGGCCGAAACCCTGGCCCGGCGCAGCCGCTACAGTGCCGAACGCGACGAGGCCGAGGACATCACCTTTGCCGAGCTGCTGTTCGAGCTGAGCGGCACCCATGTGCAGACCGAAGAGCTGATCAACGGTCAGAAACGCCTGTTTGAAGCGCGCCTGGTCAATCTGCGCGCCCGCATCAGCCGCCTGCAGGAACGGATCGGCCAGATCCAGAGCCAGATCGACGGCATCGAGGCGCAGCAGTCGGCGCTGCAGGAACAGCTGGTGCTGATCGGCCAGGAGCTGGAAAACCAGCAGAGCCTGCTGGCACAGGGGTTGGCACAGTCCAGCCGGGTGCTGTCGCTGCAGCGCGAACAGTCACGGCTGCGCGGTCAGGCCGGGGCGCTGACCGCCCAGAAGGCCCAGGCCGAAGGGCAGGTGACCGAACTGGGTCTGGAGATCCTCAACCAGAAAAGCGCACGGCGCGAAGAGGCGATCACCACCCTGCGCGACCTGCAGGTGCGTGAGCTGGAGCTGATCGAACGGCGCAATGTGATCCTGCAGCGGCTGTCCCGGCTGGAGGTGCGCGCCCCGGTGGCGGGGGTGGTCTATGATCTCAATGTCTTTGCCCGCAAATCGGTGATCCGGGCGGCGGATCCGCTGATGTATCTGATCCCGCAGAGCCAGCCGCTGGTGATTTCGGCGCAGGTGGCGCCGTCGGACATTGATCAGGTCTATCTCAACCAGCCGGTCAGCCTGAATTTCTCCAGCTTCAACCAGCGCACCACGCCGACGCTGTTTGGCACGGTGAGCACGGTATCGGGCGATTCCTTTGTCGATCCGCAGACCGGGCGCAGCTATTACGTGGTCGAGGTGCGGCTGAACAAAGGCGAGGCCGCCCGCCTGCCCGAGGGCAATGTGCTGGTGCCGGGGATGCCGGTGGAGACCTTTATCCAGACCAACAGCCGCACGCCCTTTGCCTATCTGTTGCAGCCCTTCACCGATTATCTCAACCGCGCCTTCCGCGAGAGCTGA
- a CDS encoding type I secretion system permease/ATPase: MARTSAQQSGSAHKAGLAEIRKARRGNRGAFWLIGLFSFFANLLMLTSPLYMMQVYDRVLGSRSLETLVALTVLAGFLFLIMGILDYVRGRILARVGARFHDQLETRVFNAVQDKSAAGFNDDIAKVGLRDLEAMQKALSSPIVSAFFDLPWTPLFLGLIAVFHPLLGLLALIGGGVLVAFALANQMISKAPVENASMMAASAHQVSDGMRNNAELIQGLGMRRAAFAKWRMLRSQAVGSELSAADMTGGFSTATRTFRLALQSAMLGTGAYLVLTEGLTPGVMIASSIIMGRALAPIETLIGQWALVQRALQAQERLAQMLSETPERPAPMKLARPAAKLEVQGVALVPPVAPGQVAKPVLQGLNFNIQPGQALGVIGASGAGKSSLARALIGVWHPVSGKIRLDGAALNQYDMDDLGSYIGYLPQQVTLFDGTIAENIARLSMMPDPDQVVAAARKAAVHDMILQLPQGYDTPVRVASTRLSGGQVQRIGLARALYGDPVLLVLDEPNSNLDNEGSQALNLAVAHAKQDGRAVVIMAHRPAAIQLCDLILILDNGAQRAFGAKDAVLREHLQNPQAGQQKPAPKQAPKPATVQVAAQATEDDAAQLPQEAATSAPETPVQKQPSPKQAEAKA; this comes from the coding sequence ATGGCACGCACCTCGGCACAGCAATCAGGATCGGCGCATAAGGCGGGGCTGGCTGAGATCCGCAAGGCCCGCAGGGGCAACCGCGGCGCCTTCTGGCTGATCGGCCTGTTCAGCTTCTTTGCCAATCTGCTGATGCTGACCAGCCCGCTTTATATGATGCAGGTCTATGACCGGGTGCTGGGCAGCCGCTCGCTGGAGACGCTGGTGGCGCTGACGGTGCTGGCGGGATTCCTGTTCCTGATCATGGGCATTCTGGATTACGTGCGCGGCCGGATCCTGGCACGGGTCGGGGCGCGGTTCCATGACCAGCTGGAAACCCGGGTGTTCAATGCGGTGCAGGACAAATCGGCGGCCGGCTTCAATGACGACATCGCCAAGGTGGGGCTGCGGGATCTGGAGGCGATGCAGAAGGCGCTCTCCTCTCCTATTGTTTCGGCCTTTTTCGATCTGCCCTGGACACCGCTGTTTCTGGGGCTGATCGCGGTGTTCCATCCGCTTCTGGGTCTGCTGGCGCTGATCGGCGGTGGCGTGCTGGTGGCTTTTGCCCTGGCCAATCAGATGATTTCCAAGGCGCCGGTCGAGAATGCCAGCATGATGGCCGCCTCGGCGCATCAGGTCTCGGACGGGATGCGCAACAATGCCGAGCTGATCCAGGGGCTGGGAATGCGCCGTGCGGCTTTTGCCAAATGGCGGATGCTGCGCAGCCAGGCGGTTGGATCTGAGCTGAGCGCGGCGGATATGACCGGTGGGTTCAGCACCGCCACCCGCACCTTCCGGCTGGCGCTGCAATCGGCGATGCTGGGCACCGGCGCCTATCTGGTGCTGACCGAAGGGCTGACACCGGGGGTGATGATCGCCTCCTCCATCATCATGGGCCGGGCTCTGGCTCCGATCGAGACGCTGATCGGTCAATGGGCTCTGGTGCAGCGCGCCCTGCAGGCGCAGGAGCGGCTGGCGCAGATGCTGAGCGAAACCCCGGAGCGCCCGGCGCCGATGAAGCTGGCCCGCCCGGCCGCCAAGCTGGAGGTACAGGGCGTGGCCCTGGTGCCGCCGGTGGCGCCGGGGCAGGTGGCCAAACCGGTCCTGCAGGGGCTGAATTTCAATATCCAGCCCGGGCAGGCGCTGGGGGTGATCGGGGCCTCGGGGGCGGGGAAATCCTCGCTGGCGCGGGCGCTGATCGGCGTCTGGCACCCGGTCTCGGGCAAGATCCGCCTCGATGGGGCGGCGCTCAATCAATATGACATGGATGATCTGGGCAGCTACATCGGCTATCTGCCGCAGCAGGTGACGCTGTTTGACGGCACCATTGCCGAAAACATTGCCCGGCTGTCGATGATGCCGGATCCCGATCAGGTGGTGGCTGCCGCCCGCAAGGCCGCGGTCCACGACATGATCCTGCAATTGCCGCAGGGTTATGACACGCCGGTGCGGGTGGCCAGCACCCGGCTGTCGGGTGGGCAGGTGCAGCGCATCGGCCTGGCGCGGGCCCTTTACGGCGATCCGGTGCTTCTGGTGCTGGATGAGCCGAACTCCAACCTCGACAATGAAGGCAGCCAGGCGCTGAACCTGGCGGTGGCCCATGCCAAACAGGACGGCCGTGCGGTGGTCATCATGGCGCATCGCCCGGCGGCGATTCAGCTCTGCGACCTGATCCTGATCCTCGACAACGGGGCGCAGCGGGCCTTTGGGGCCAAGGATGCGGTGCTGCGTGAGCATCTGCAGAACCCGCAGGCCGGCCAGCAGAAACCGGCCCCGAAACAAGCCCCGAAACCGGCTACAGTGCAGGTCGCAGCACAGGCAACAGAGGATGATGCGGCACAGCTGCCGCAGGAGGCAGCCACTTCGGCCCCGGAAACGCCGGTCCAGAAACAGCCGTCTCCGAAACAGGCAGAGGCAAAAGCATGA